A window of the Barnesiella propionica genome harbors these coding sequences:
- a CDS encoding class I fructose-bisphosphate aldolase — protein MDTNILKILGDDQEYLLGHICRTIDKTLIHIPSPQIIDKIWSETDRNNPTLNSLQALIGHGRLAHTGYVSILPVDQGIEHTAGSSFSPNPIYFDPENIVKLAMEGGCNAVASTFGVLGMVARKYAHKIPFIVKINHNELLSYPNSYDQVLFGTVKEAWNMGAVAIGATIYFGSPESRRQITEIARAFAYAHELGMATILWCYLRNNGFKKDGIDYHASADLTGQANHLGVTIEADIVKQKLPVNNGGFKAIQFAKSNDKMYSQLSSEHPIDMCRYQVANGYMGRVGLINSGGESHGDSDLKEAVVTAVINKRAGGMGLISGRKAFQKPMKEGIELLHAIQDVYLDTKITLA, from the coding sequence ATGGATACAAATATTCTAAAAATTCTGGGTGATGACCAGGAATACCTGCTGGGGCACATCTGTCGTACTATAGATAAGACTCTTATACATATTCCTTCTCCCCAGATCATTGATAAAATATGGAGTGAGACGGACAGAAACAATCCTACATTGAACAGTTTGCAAGCTTTGATAGGGCATGGGCGTTTGGCACATACCGGATATGTCTCAATTTTACCTGTGGATCAGGGTATTGAACATACTGCAGGTTCTTCTTTTTCTCCGAATCCTATTTATTTTGATCCTGAAAATATTGTAAAATTAGCGATGGAAGGCGGATGTAATGCCGTTGCTTCTACTTTTGGCGTATTAGGTATGGTCGCCCGAAAATATGCGCATAAAATTCCGTTCATCGTGAAAATAAACCACAACGAACTTCTTTCTTACCCTAATTCTTATGACCAGGTTTTATTCGGAACTGTAAAAGAAGCCTGGAATATGGGAGCCGTGGCTATCGGCGCCACTATATATTTCGGATCTCCCGAAAGCCGCAGACAAATTACGGAAATTGCGAGAGCTTTTGCATATGCGCATGAATTGGGTATGGCTACTATTTTATGGTGTTATTTGCGTAACAATGGGTTTAAGAAGGATGGCATCGACTATCATGCATCTGCAGATCTTACCGGACAAGCCAATCATTTGGGGGTAACTATAGAGGCTGATATCGTGAAACAAAAGTTACCTGTGAATAACGGAGGTTTCAAAGCAATTCAATTTGCTAAAAGCAATGATAAAATGTATTCTCAATTATCTTCGGAGCATCCGATAGATATGTGCCGTTACCAGGTAGCCAACGGATATATGGGACGTGTAGGACTTATAAATTCAGGGGGTGAATCTCACGGGGATTCCGATTTGAAAGAAGCCGTAGTAACAGCCGTAATTAATAAGAGGGCAGGCGGTATGGGCCTAATAAGCGGAAGAAAAGCCTTTCAGAAACCTATGAAAGAAGGAATAGAGCTATTACATGCTATACAAGATGTTTATCTGGATACAAAAATTACATTGGCATAG
- a CDS encoding zinc ribbon domain-containing protein, with protein sequence MATDKTKVEKEYTVEEKLKALYELQTMLSEIDRIKTLRGELPLEVQDLEDEIVGLETRIQNFHKEIEELKAAGVAKKVEIQNAQTLIDKYTAQQDNVRNNREFDFLSKEIEFQTLEIELCEKRIREFAAAQQSKNEEVIACQETLQDRKHILGEKKSELEEIVSETKQDEEKLREKAKKIEARIEPRLLSAFKRIRKNARNGLAVVYIQRDACGGCFNRIPPQRQLDIKMRKKIIVCEYCGRIMIDPELAGVAEKLAEKEK encoded by the coding sequence ATGGCTACTGATAAGACAAAAGTTGAAAAAGAATATACAGTGGAAGAAAAACTGAAAGCACTGTACGAATTACAAACGATGCTCTCTGAGATTGACCGTATCAAGACTTTAAGAGGGGAACTTCCTCTTGAGGTTCAGGATCTTGAGGACGAAATCGTGGGACTCGAAACTCGTATCCAGAACTTCCATAAGGAAATAGAAGAGCTAAAGGCTGCCGGTGTCGCCAAGAAAGTGGAAATTCAAAATGCTCAGACACTCATAGATAAATATACCGCTCAGCAAGATAATGTGAGAAATAATCGTGAATTTGATTTTTTGTCTAAAGAAATTGAGTTTCAAACCCTTGAAATCGAACTTTGTGAAAAGAGAATCCGCGAATTTGCCGCTGCTCAGCAATCTAAGAACGAAGAAGTCATTGCTTGTCAGGAAACATTGCAGGACCGGAAACATATCTTAGGTGAAAAGAAAAGCGAATTGGAAGAGATCGTGTCGGAGACTAAACAAGATGAAGAGAAATTACGTGAAAAGGCTAAAAAAATAGAAGCACGCATAGAGCCACGTTTGCTTTCTGCTTTTAAACGTATCCGTAAAAATGCCCGTAATGGTCTGGCCGTTGTATATATACAACGTGATGCTTGCGGAGGTTGTTTCAACCGTATTCCGCCTCAGAGACAACTGGATATCAAGATGCGTAAAAAAATTATCGTATGTGAATATTGCGGACGTATTATGATCGATCCCGAATTGGCCGGAGTAGCTGAAAAATTAGCAGAAAAAGAAAAGTAA
- a CDS encoding TolC family protein has protein sequence MKLLLHSLVFGISFSFSAYAQYTIDECWKKAEENYPMIERYGLIEQSENYTLSNASKGWLPQFTLSAKATYQSDVTKLPMNISNMNIKTPDKDQYQVAAEVSQAIWDGGNIRSQRKIAQASSVVEKKQQDVNMYALRERINNLFFGILLLDEQLKQNAILQQDLERQFNTISSYIESGIANQADLDAVKVTQLNIKQQKAELTSSRNAYLQMLSSMTDTDMSAGLVRPDELPVSTEINRPELFLFNAQQSLYEQKKNAISARNMPKFSAFFQGLYGNPGLNMLKNDFAFNYVAGIRMSWNFGSFYTKKNDIRLIETDKQNISIQKETFLYNTKLQILQETNEIKKLRILMTDDSEIILLRKNIVKASEAKVENGTLSVSELLRDINSESQAVQNKILHEIQLLKAIYQLKNTTNN, from the coding sequence ATGAAACTTTTATTGCATAGTCTGGTATTTGGTATCAGTTTTTCATTTTCGGCATATGCTCAATATACCATTGATGAGTGTTGGAAAAAGGCTGAAGAAAATTATCCTATGATAGAACGCTACGGACTTATTGAGCAGAGCGAAAATTATACTTTGTCCAATGCTTCCAAAGGCTGGTTGCCTCAATTCACGCTATCGGCGAAAGCGACATATCAGTCCGATGTCACAAAATTACCTATGAATATTTCAAATATGAACATAAAGACTCCTGATAAAGATCAATATCAGGTTGCGGCTGAGGTCTCTCAGGCTATATGGGATGGAGGGAATATCCGTTCACAAAGAAAGATTGCTCAGGCGTCTTCAGTAGTTGAAAAGAAGCAGCAGGATGTTAATATGTACGCTTTACGTGAAAGAATAAACAATTTGTTTTTCGGTATTTTGTTACTGGACGAGCAATTAAAGCAAAACGCTATTTTACAACAGGACCTGGAACGGCAATTCAATACTATAAGTTCCTATATAGAAAGCGGGATTGCCAATCAGGCTGATTTGGATGCAGTGAAAGTTACACAGTTAAATATTAAACAGCAGAAGGCGGAACTGACTTCCTCCCGAAACGCATATTTACAAATGTTGTCTTCTATGACGGATACCGACATGTCTGCCGGGCTTGTACGTCCTGATGAATTACCTGTATCGACTGAAATCAATCGGCCGGAACTATTTTTGTTTAATGCGCAGCAGTCTTTATACGAACAGAAAAAAAATGCGATCTCTGCGCGTAATATGCCTAAATTCAGTGCTTTTTTTCAAGGCTTATATGGAAATCCGGGTTTGAACATGTTAAAGAATGATTTTGCATTTAATTATGTAGCCGGAATACGTATGTCTTGGAACTTCGGTTCTTTCTATACAAAGAAAAATGATATCCGCCTTATTGAAACTGATAAGCAAAATATAAGTATCCAGAAAGAGACTTTCTTATACAATACTAAGTTGCAAATATTACAGGAAACCAATGAAATAAAAAAATTGAGAATCTTGATGACAGACGATAGTGAAATTATTTTGTTAAGAAAAAATATTGTCAAAGCGTCCGAAGCCAAAGTAGAAAACGGAACATTAAGTGTCAGTGAGTTGCTTCGTGATATTAATTCGGAAAGTCAGGCTGTACAAAATAAGATACTGCATGAAATTCAGTTGCTCAAGGCTATTTACCAGTTAAAAAATACGACAAACAATTAA
- a CDS encoding GlsB/YeaQ/YmgE family stress response membrane protein, translating into MGFIWYIIIGILAGYLAGRIMKGGGFGLIVNLIVGIIGGVLGGWIFGLFGLAAIGFWGSLVTSVVGAIVLLWLISFLQPKK; encoded by the coding sequence ATGGGATTCATTTGGTACATCATTATCGGTATTTTAGCGGGATACCTGGCAGGTAGAATAATGAAAGGCGGAGGATTCGGTCTTATTGTAAACCTAATCGTAGGTATAATAGGAGGAGTGTTGGGAGGATGGATTTTCGGACTATTCGGACTTGCAGCCATCGGTTTCTGGGGAAGTCTGGTAACTTCAGTCGTCGGCGCAATTGTTCTATTGTGGTTAATATCTTTTCTACAACCTAAAAAATAA
- a CDS encoding OPT family oligopeptide transporter, whose protein sequence is METNKKQPVELPDNAFRELKPGEKFEPVMSPDRTYPEVNLWSVSWGIIMAIIFSAAAAYLGLRVGQVFEAAIPIAIIAVGLSNGTKRKNALGENVIIQSIGACSGVIVAGAIFTLPALFILQSRYPEVTVNFIEVFLSSLLGGILGILFLIPFRKYFVSDMHGKYPFPEATATTQVLISGEKEGNQAKPLIFASLIGGLYDFLLSTFGWWSEVLTTRILPFGDLVAEKAKTVFKVNTGAAVLGLGYIVGLKYSMIICAGSIFVWFIIIPGLNLFFGDIVLALGNNDIINTVNQMSPEQIFTTYARHIGIGGIAMAGVIGIIRSWGIIKSAVGLASKELKGKTETIKKVVPRTQRDLSMKFIAIASIVALILTFLFFYLGVIGNLTQAVIAFLVVAIIAFLFTTVAANAIAIVGTNPVSGMTLMTLILASVILVAIGLKGTTGMVAALVIGGVVCTALSMAGGFITDLKIGYWLGSTPAKQESWKFLGALVSAATVGGVILLLNKTYGFTGENALVAPQANAMAAVIEPLMMGKGAPWLLYGIGALLAVLLTFFKIPALAFALGMFIPLELNTPLVIGGFVSWYVSTRSKDEKVNKARLDKGTLLASGFIAGGALMGVVSTCIRFAGFEYNNEMSEGALQAVGLIIYLLLIGYLIKASMNAEKK, encoded by the coding sequence ATGGAAACAAACAAAAAACAACCCGTCGAGTTACCCGATAACGCATTTCGGGAATTAAAACCCGGTGAAAAGTTTGAGCCTGTGATGTCACCAGATCGTACCTATCCGGAAGTAAATTTATGGTCGGTATCCTGGGGAATTATCATGGCTATCATTTTTTCAGCAGCGGCAGCTTATCTGGGCTTAAGAGTAGGACAAGTATTTGAAGCTGCGATACCTATCGCCATTATCGCCGTAGGGCTCTCAAATGGAACCAAACGAAAAAACGCTTTGGGAGAAAATGTCATCATACAATCTATCGGAGCCTGTTCGGGTGTCATCGTAGCCGGAGCCATATTCACATTACCGGCCCTTTTCATCCTGCAATCGCGTTATCCCGAAGTAACAGTGAATTTCATAGAAGTATTCCTGAGTTCACTTTTAGGTGGAATTCTGGGTATTTTGTTCCTTATTCCTTTCCGTAAATATTTCGTTTCGGACATGCACGGAAAATATCCTTTTCCCGAAGCGACAGCTACAACACAGGTTCTTATCTCCGGTGAAAAAGAAGGTAATCAGGCAAAACCTCTTATTTTTGCTAGTCTCATAGGAGGTCTTTATGATTTTCTCCTATCTACTTTCGGTTGGTGGAGCGAAGTTCTCACGACCCGCATCCTTCCGTTCGGAGATTTAGTTGCCGAAAAAGCAAAAACAGTATTCAAAGTAAATACCGGTGCTGCCGTATTAGGACTCGGATATATAGTAGGGCTCAAATATAGTATGATCATTTGTGCCGGTTCTATTTTCGTATGGTTCATTATCATACCCGGGCTTAATCTTTTTTTCGGAGACATTGTACTGGCACTAGGTAACAACGATATTATTAACACTGTAAATCAGATGTCGCCCGAACAAATATTTACTACATACGCCCGTCATATCGGTATCGGAGGTATCGCCATGGCCGGAGTAATAGGTATCATACGCTCTTGGGGGATTATTAAAAGTGCGGTAGGACTTGCATCAAAAGAACTGAAAGGAAAAACGGAAACTATAAAAAAAGTTGTTCCACGTACACAACGCGACCTTTCAATGAAATTTATAGCTATAGCCAGCATTGTCGCCCTCATACTTACTTTCCTTTTCTTTTATCTGGGGGTGATAGGCAATCTGACACAAGCTGTTATCGCATTTTTGGTTGTTGCCATAATAGCATTTCTATTCACGACCGTAGCCGCTAATGCCATCGCTATTGTAGGCACCAACCCCGTATCGGGTATGACCCTGATGACCTTGATTCTGGCTTCGGTCATACTGGTAGCCATAGGACTAAAAGGGACAACAGGAATGGTCGCTGCCTTGGTTATCGGAGGCGTTGTATGTACCGCACTATCTATGGCGGGAGGATTTATTACCGACCTGAAGATAGGTTACTGGCTGGGAAGCACACCGGCAAAACAAGAAAGTTGGAAATTCCTGGGGGCCCTCGTATCTGCAGCTACAGTGGGAGGTGTTATACTCCTGTTGAACAAAACTTACGGATTTACAGGAGAAAATGCCCTCGTCGCGCCCCAGGCTAATGCAATGGCTGCAGTTATAGAACCTTTAATGATGGGCAAGGGCGCTCCATGGTTATTATACGGTATAGGTGCGTTACTTGCCGTTCTTCTTACATTCTTTAAAATTCCTGCATTGGCATTCGCTTTAGGAATGTTCATTCCATTGGAACTGAACACCCCGCTGGTTATCGGAGGATTTGTAAGCTGGTATGTAAGTACACGAAGTAAAGATGAAAAAGTCAATAAAGCCCGTCTGGACAAAGGAACGTTACTCGCGTCCGGATTCATTGCAGGAGGTGCTTTAATGGGAGTTGTAAGTACCTGTATACGGTTTGCCGGTTTCGAATATAACAATGAGATGAGCGAAGGAGCCCTCCAGGCTGTAGGTTTAATAATATATTTATTACTTATCGGTTATCTAATAAAAGCAAGTATGAATGCAGAAAAGAAATAA
- a CDS encoding YhcH/YjgK/YiaL family protein, with translation MILGTLENSKRIELLHPAFKTLFEYVKSHNFLKEKETCVKLDGDNLYINNSESELRDKREIQLIEVHRKYIDVHIPLDKMETIGWKPLSKLSGEKDVYNEEKDFIFYEASCDTYVDVWPGQFLIIYPEDGHAPIIGKGKIRKLCAKVRIIE, from the coding sequence ATGATTTTAGGTACATTGGAAAACAGCAAACGTATAGAATTGCTTCATCCGGCCTTTAAAACTCTTTTCGAGTATGTGAAATCTCATAATTTTTTGAAAGAAAAGGAGACCTGCGTAAAATTAGACGGAGATAACCTTTACATAAATAATTCAGAGTCGGAGCTAAGAGATAAAAGAGAAATCCAGCTTATTGAAGTTCATCGTAAATACATTGATGTACATATTCCTTTGGACAAGATGGAAACGATAGGATGGAAGCCTCTTTCCAAATTATCTGGAGAGAAAGATGTTTATAACGAAGAAAAGGATTTCATTTTTTATGAAGCGTCTTGTGATACTTATGTTGATGTATGGCCCGGTCAATTTCTTATCATATATCCTGAGGACGGTCATGCTCCTATTATAGGTAAAGGAAAGATCCGGAAATTATGTGCTAAGGTCAGGATTATAGAATAG
- a CDS encoding DUF2461 domain-containing protein yields MKEIIDFLIRLRENNNREWFQEHKPEYDKLRTVFIRYLEDLLQQLAVFDDDMKGLEAKDCLYRIYRDIRFSSDKTPYKTYFSAYMAKGGRKSLRAGYYLHIEPGNCLLSGGVWCPEPKLLKSLRQAVYDNVDEFLGIVEDARFKRVYPGFEGETLKIVPRPFPKDFEYPDLLKRKDYVVIGRKPETFFFKPDWMKKAAADFQVLKPFNDFLNYTVDELYE; encoded by the coding sequence ATGAAAGAGATAATAGATTTTTTAATCCGGTTACGGGAGAATAATAACCGGGAGTGGTTCCAGGAGCATAAGCCCGAATATGATAAATTGAGAACAGTCTTCATCCGTTACCTGGAAGATTTGCTGCAACAACTGGCTGTATTTGATGATGATATGAAAGGACTTGAGGCAAAGGATTGTTTATACCGCATATATAGAGATATTCGTTTTTCATCAGATAAAACTCCTTATAAAACATATTTTTCCGCCTATATGGCAAAAGGAGGGCGTAAGAGTTTGCGGGCCGGATATTATTTGCATATCGAACCCGGGAATTGTTTGTTGAGCGGAGGAGTGTGGTGTCCTGAACCAAAGTTATTAAAATCTCTTCGTCAGGCTGTTTATGATAATGTAGATGAATTTCTCGGAATCGTTGAAGATGCACGATTCAAAAGAGTGTATCCCGGATTTGAGGGTGAAACACTTAAAATAGTACCCCGTCCTTTCCCGAAGGATTTTGAATACCCCGATTTATTAAAAAGAAAAGACTATGTAGTAATTGGTAGGAAACCAGAGACTTTCTTTTTTAAACCGGATTGGATGAAGAAAGCGGCGGCGGATTTTCAAGTACTGAAACCGTTCAATGATTTTTTAAATTATACTGTAGATGAACTGTATGAGTAA
- a CDS encoding TetR/AcrR family transcriptional regulator, protein MITKKDKKKNTEQDILKAAENEFLDKGFVGAKTTEIARLAGVNHAMLHYYFRTKENLFDEIFKRKVKIMTKSVYEVMNTDLPFLDKLEYGIRKHFEFVLKNPKLPFFLLNEILRNETLSYWRTNYFIPNIAVLLDKLEVLIQEEVEKGNIRHIHAIDLITDIISLNVFVVCFQPIIDGLTERCGIGYEEYTARRCDENVMLIIGRLKK, encoded by the coding sequence ATGATAACAAAAAAGGATAAAAAAAAGAACACGGAACAGGATATACTCAAAGCTGCCGAAAACGAGTTTCTCGATAAAGGATTCGTAGGAGCGAAAACTACCGAAATAGCGAGATTGGCAGGCGTAAATCATGCCATGTTGCACTATTATTTCAGGACAAAAGAAAATCTTTTCGATGAAATATTTAAACGTAAAGTAAAAATAATGACGAAATCGGTATATGAAGTTATGAATACCGATTTGCCGTTTCTGGATAAATTGGAATATGGAATACGGAAACATTTCGAATTTGTTCTGAAAAATCCCAAGTTACCTTTTTTTCTTTTGAACGAAATTCTTAGAAATGAAACTTTGTCTTACTGGCGCACTAATTATTTTATTCCTAATATCGCTGTATTATTGGATAAACTGGAAGTATTGATTCAAGAGGAAGTAGAAAAGGGAAATATTCGACATATACATGCAATCGATTTAATAACTGATATTATATCACTTAACGTCTTTGTTGTCTGTTTCCAACCTATTATAGATGGTTTAACGGAGAGGTGCGGGATCGGTTATGAAGAATATACCGCTCGCAGATGTGACGAGAATGTTATGCTTATTATAGGGAGATTGAAAAAATAA
- a CDS encoding HlyD family secretion protein — MNTRNLLIGFAAMSLFVACKGNDNQFDATGTFEATEVIVSSEATGRILRLDITEGDILKAGVPVGNIDSMQLYLKKLQLQTNSKAVESRKQNIAKQIAATKEQIAVQKREQKRFEKLLSSNAANRKQLDDIESQIAILEKQLAAQISSLESNNASVSGESSALDIQVAQIEDNLTKCYINSPISGTVLTKYAEAGEFTTNGKPLFKVADMENMILRAYITADQLTKLKQGQQVAVFSDFGDKAKREYKGYVNWISDKAEFTPKTIQTRNERANQVYAVKIFVKNDGYLKIGMYGELKF, encoded by the coding sequence ATGAATACTCGCAATTTATTAATAGGTTTTGCAGCGATGTCTTTATTCGTCGCTTGTAAGGGGAACGATAACCAATTCGATGCCACCGGAACTTTTGAAGCTACAGAAGTTATCGTTTCGTCCGAAGCTACCGGACGTATTTTAAGATTGGATATAACCGAAGGAGATATTTTGAAAGCCGGAGTCCCTGTGGGAAATATAGATTCGATGCAGCTCTATTTGAAAAAACTGCAATTACAGACAAACAGTAAGGCCGTAGAAAGCAGAAAGCAAAATATAGCTAAACAGATAGCGGCAACTAAAGAACAGATAGCAGTACAAAAAAGAGAACAAAAACGTTTTGAAAAATTATTGTCCAGCAATGCTGCTAATCGGAAACAACTGGACGATATAGAATCACAAATAGCAATATTGGAAAAACAGCTTGCTGCCCAGATATCCAGCCTTGAAAGTAACAATGCCAGTGTCAGCGGTGAAAGTTCGGCTTTGGATATACAGGTAGCACAAATCGAAGATAATCTGACCAAATGCTATATAAACAGTCCCATTTCGGGAACCGTGTTGACTAAATATGCTGAAGCCGGAGAATTTACCACCAATGGTAAACCATTGTTCAAAGTTGCTGATATGGAGAATATGATTTTACGTGCCTATATTACTGCCGACCAGTTAACCAAATTAAAGCAAGGACAGCAAGTTGCTGTTTTTTCCGATTTCGGAGATAAAGCCAAGAGAGAATATAAAGGATATGTCAATTGGATATCCGATAAAGCGGAATTTACTCCAAAAACCATTCAAACCAGAAATGAGCGTGCCAATCAGGTATATGCTGTTAAAATATTTGTAAAAAATGACGGTTATCTCAAAATCGGCATGTATGGAGAATTGAAATTTTAA
- a CDS encoding DUF6051 family protein, whose translation MILAKKHEELKTLFSLNKPTVLNDGKTEINFCSFIQKKGEDEMLVFQSQMKGAGFCSVSDDEIQENREFVYPVFRPVSRSKSNSAILLLHGLNERSWEKYLTWADYLCRNTGRAVILFPIAFHMNRTPGYWTNPRYIIPWVMARRQQIADLSNSTFVNMALSSRLSEHPVRLYISGRESAYNIWQLVGDIVSGGHLLFEKNTQINIFAYSIGALLSQVLLLANPDKLFDSTKLFMFCGGSIFKRMNGNARDIMDKDAFSRVQDYFMHTFTDRKKEPMLSRFLKNDTLENAFRTMLKAETYKELRESFFEKAKSRIHILALQKDMVMPTNGIHEAVGDNNYDDMVEELDFPFQYSHQNPFPLNNNKDSSLIDQAFQMVFGRAASFLA comes from the coding sequence ATGATTCTTGCAAAAAAACATGAGGAGTTAAAAACACTGTTTTCGCTTAATAAACCTACAGTGTTGAATGATGGTAAGACGGAGATTAATTTCTGCAGTTTCATCCAGAAAAAAGGTGAAGATGAAATGCTGGTTTTCCAAAGTCAGATGAAAGGAGCCGGTTTTTGTTCTGTAAGTGATGATGAAATACAGGAAAACAGAGAATTTGTATATCCTGTATTCCGTCCGGTAAGCAGGAGCAAGTCAAATAGTGCTATCCTTTTATTGCATGGGTTGAATGAACGAAGTTGGGAAAAGTATTTAACGTGGGCCGATTATTTGTGCCGAAATACCGGACGTGCCGTTATTTTGTTTCCCATTGCTTTTCATATGAATAGGACTCCGGGGTACTGGACCAATCCTCGTTATATAATTCCCTGGGTAATGGCCAGAAGACAGCAAATAGCCGATCTCAGTAATTCTACGTTTGTTAATATGGCTTTGAGCAGTAGATTGTCCGAACATCCTGTGCGATTATACATTTCGGGACGGGAGTCTGCATATAACATATGGCAACTTGTAGGGGATATTGTATCGGGTGGACACTTATTGTTTGAAAAGAATACGCAGATAAATATCTTTGCCTATTCTATCGGAGCATTACTTTCACAAGTATTGTTGTTGGCAAATCCGGATAAGCTGTTTGACAGCACAAAATTATTTATGTTCTGTGGCGGATCTATATTTAAACGTATGAACGGAAATGCCCGCGATATTATGGATAAAGATGCATTTTCCCGTGTGCAGGACTATTTTATGCATACATTTACCGATAGAAAAAAGGAGCCTATGCTTTCTCGTTTTCTTAAAAACGATACATTAGAAAATGCTTTCAGAACGATGTTGAAAGCAGAGACATATAAAGAACTCAGGGAGTCTTTCTTTGAAAAAGCAAAATCAAGAATTCATATTTTGGCATTGCAAAAAGATATGGTAATGCCTACCAATGGTATACATGAAGCTGTCGGAGACAATAATTATGATGATATGGTAGAGGAGCTGGACTTTCCATTCCAATATTCACATCAGAATCCTTTCCCTTTGAATAATAATAAAGATAGTTCTTTGATTGATCAGGCGTTTCAGATGGTTTTCGGCCGTGCTGCTTCATTTTTAGCATAA
- a CDS encoding ABC transporter ATP-binding protein, whose protein sequence is MAVVQVNHITKSYGSQRALSDISFDVGKGELFGIIGPDGAGKTTLFRILATLLIADEGTASIGGLDILKDYKEIRRRIGYMPGRFSLYQDMTVEENLNFFATVFGTTIRENYYLIEDIYKQIEPFKNRMAGKLSGGMKQKLALSCALIHKPEVLFLDEPTTGVDPVSRKEFWEMLRRLKKQGISIVVSTPYMDEASLCDRIALIQDGKFMGIDTPSGMIESYTESLWAVSADRMSSLLHDLRKEANIKSCFAFGQVHHITVTSGFSPDTLEDILKKEGYRSVKISPIKATVEDCYMQLAKKE, encoded by the coding sequence ATGGCTGTTGTTCAGGTAAATCATATTACAAAAAGTTATGGCTCTCAGCGAGCTCTTAGTGATATTTCCTTTGACGTTGGAAAAGGGGAATTGTTCGGTATAATTGGTCCGGATGGAGCTGGAAAAACTACGTTATTCCGAATACTTGCTACTTTGTTGATTGCTGATGAGGGAACGGCCAGTATAGGAGGTTTAGACATTTTGAAAGATTATAAAGAGATACGGAGACGAATAGGATATATGCCGGGACGTTTTTCTTTATATCAGGACATGACCGTAGAAGAAAATCTTAATTTTTTTGCTACGGTTTTCGGGACGACAATACGGGAAAACTATTATCTTATAGAAGATATATATAAGCAAATTGAACCTTTTAAGAATCGTATGGCCGGAAAATTATCGGGGGGTATGAAACAGAAACTGGCACTCAGTTGCGCACTAATACATAAGCCGGAGGTATTGTTTCTGGATGAACCGACAACAGGGGTGGATCCTGTATCCAGAAAAGAATTTTGGGAGATGCTCCGGCGTCTGAAAAAACAAGGTATTTCTATTGTAGTTTCTACTCCGTATATGGATGAAGCTTCGTTGTGTGACCGTATAGCTCTGATACAGGATGGAAAATTTATGGGTATCGACACTCCATCCGGTATGATAGAATCTTATACCGAGTCGTTATGGGCTGTGAGTGCAGACCGTATGTCTTCATTGCTTCATGATTTGAGAAAGGAGGCAAATATAAAAAGTTGTTTTGCTTTCGGACAAGTCCATCATATAACCGTAACGTCCGGTTTTTCACCGGATACATTGGAAGATATTTTAAAAAAAGAAGGATATAGATCCGTTAAAATATCACCCATAAAAGCTACGGTTGAGGATTGTTATATGCAACTCGCCAAAAAAGAATGA